The following DNA comes from Tachyglossus aculeatus isolate mTacAcu1 unplaced genomic scaffold, mTacAcu1.pri scaffold_118_arrow_ctg1, whole genome shotgun sequence.
gagagcttgaattagcagggtagcggtttgggggcatgtcactccccacctcaaaaatctccagtggttgtctgtcaactgACGAATCATGCAAAAACTACCCCTCTCGGCTCCGATGcgctccatccccttgccccctcctacctcacctcccttctctccttctccagcccagcccgcaccctctgctcctcttccactaacctcctcactgagcttcattctcacctgtcccgctatcgacccctggcccacatccttcccctggcctggaatatcctccctccacacgtctaccaaactagctctcctcctccgttcaaagccctactgagagctcacctcccccaggaggccttcccagactgagccccgtttttcctttcctcctccccaatcacccccactctgccctacctccttcccctccccacagcacttgtatacacttgtacagatgtattactctatttattgtacttgtgcatatttgctactctattttgttaatgatgcacatatatagctattattctatttattcttatagttgtgacacctgtctacatgttttatttcgttgtctctctcccccttctagactgtgagctcgatgttgggtagggaccgtctctatatgttgtggacttgtactccccaagcacttagtacagtgtactgcatacagtaagtgctcaataaatatgattgaatgaatggagttccatcagtgaatgtctctatctcttttcaaacaccattattattttttttattattcggtgttaacaatttctgtgtcaaagtctgtgccacgtgatcataaataattcaattgatcgatggtatttgttgagtgtttactgtatgcattacattgtaccaagtgcattgaagagtacaatacaatggagttggaagatacaatccgtgcccacaatgagcttatagtccaaagATGAAATTGCAATCCAAACGGATatttttcctgtcccacaggggctcagagtgtaaggggaagtaagagcccaggactggtaaGATACTAAtaccagggcacacagcaggccaatggacgagctaggattagaactcaggtcatgtgacacccattcacttgccactgagccatgaggcctcctaggTAATGCATCGCCACTcatgacctagtcttatcaggcaacctcccagaccttgacaaatcctgaatatcccaacttgttgtttgggcctctgggtcagtggtatatattgttatgtctaagggcaattcctcttttaagTGGGGTAGGGGATTACTGGTACCTAGACACAGACATGTtatcccagaatggatgctgggggaatgtcccctttaggatcctgcccagggcagccttcaagtccctgttcctcaggctgtagataagggggttcataGTGGGGGGCatcacagtgtagaacacggaaaccagcggatccagagctgagggcgagtctgaaggtggtttgagataggcaaatgctccggtaaagagaaaaataatgatgacagtgagatggggcaggcaggtggagaaggctttggttcggccctcggaggacggcatcctcagcaccgcTGAGAAGATCAAGACGTAGGAGAGGGTGACATAAGTGAAGCAGACGGCATCCAAGACTAACgcagcagccacactcacatcaatgacaatgtggacttcagagcaggagatcttcagcagaggggggacgtcacagaagaactgctggacagcatTGGATCCACAAAAGGTCAAGGAGAaagtagaagctgaaaacaaTACTCCAAGCAgacctccactgagccatgatgctgctgccatgtgcatacaggctgttttgttcatgatgagcacatagcgcaggggggagcagatggcagcataacgatcataagacattgcagtaaGGACACAtatctctgaagcagcaaacaagaccactaggaagagctgtgaggcacaacccaggaaggagatggagctgtcactgctcAAGGAGTTGATAATGGATTTGGGTACCactgtagaaatgtagcagagatcaatgaaggacaagttcttaagaaagaagtacatgtgggtgtggagatgctggtcgagggtggtgacagcattaatgaggagattccccagaaaggCCACTAGGTAGATAAGgatgaacagcgtggcatggagcagctgcagctcccggatgttagagaacccctggaggaggaattcggtcaccgtggagatgttggtcattttggGGAGTTGATGgtgactccctggaaaggaagaggggaacttcaatttagaatcattggcattccctccagactgtacgtTCCTTTTGGGAAGGTAACACCTCTACAaattatgtcatattgtactctctcaagcacttagtatagtgctctacacactgtaagtgatcagtaaatatgtttgattcccattttaataaataaagcagttgtattcattgatcacctatagagttcaataatATTGATACATGTAGCGTTATGgatacatcaatcaatagctcaatggtacttactgaatactcactgtgtgcagagcactgtactaagtgcttgggagagttcaatccaacggagttggcagatactttcctgcccaccaggaggtaacggtctagtgggtagactctgcataccgtaaacacttaataaatacgatggattgatagcatcaatgaagtaatcaacactaattcctttcaGAGTTTGCCAGCTCTTagaagtgtttcacacatagtgagcacttaacaaataccatcatcattattattaaatcaatctgttgcatttatttgtcacctgtagtgttcatagtattattatgtgcaatggTCTGGCccgtcttgacttatgctgtcgattcacctccgacccatagcgactccatggacgcatctcttccaGAGTGCCTCACCTCAATCTGCAAGCATtatggtactgtatccatagagttgtcttagtaaaaatagagaagtggtttaccattgccttcttccacccagtaaaactgagtctccaccctcgactctctcccttgacactgttgcccagaacaggtgcattTTGACTTGGagtggattgccttccactcactagccactgcccaagctaggaatgggatgggtatccctctggttgactctccttccttggctgggactggtagggtactgcaaACTCTTCAGTTGTGATCTTGAGAAGGGATAGAGGTAtttacccatcaattaatcaacaatggtatttactgagcacttagggctcagtcctaattcccattttacagatgtggtatttaaggcacagggaagcaaagtgccttgcccaacatcacccagccgacaaggggtagagccacgattagaacccaggtccccgagctcgctgttaggtagggattttctctgtctgttgctgaattgtattttccaagtgcttagtacagttctctgcacagggtaagcgctcaataataataataataataataatgatggcatttactaagtgcttactatgtgcagagtactgttctaagtgctggggaggatacaaggtgatcaggttgtccctcgggggctcacagtcttaatccccattttacagatgagggaattgaggcacagagaagttaagtgacttgcccaaagtcacacagctgacagttggcagagccggggtttgaacccatgacttctgattccaaagcccgggctctttccattgagccacgctgcttcaaatataaaaatgattgaatgactgaatgaattaatagcacaggcaggattagaaccaaaatcccgttactactactactactactactactactactactactactactattactactactactaccactactactagtactattactactaccactactatttgcctctTCCTTGGCCCggacacactttttccctggactgtgatgggaaaagagtcccttctcctcctcccctccagccctcttccagccaaggtttgctcactgcctcccctgccgcaccttggatacacaaacagccgccgacacaacaaatctgattgtggttctcagaggaaaatgatacAGACTAAAGTCTGGTTGattccaatcaactccttgccactagcttcaaggcttttgaacGGTGTTCTCCgtgtttcccttccttcttcaccgactaccctccagcccttggaaatagaccttctcccttttcctctcctcatcctcccctcccgaACTCCCCATCCCAAGCCGCTCAaaccccgccccttccccacagcacttgtgtatgtttgtacatgtttattacgcTGTatcttttattaatgttgtgtatattgctataattctatttattctgatggtattgtcacatctctacttgttttgttttgttgtcttactcccctttttagactgtgagtctgttattgggtaggaaccttctctatatgttgccaatttgtactcccaagtgcttagtacagtgctctgcatacagtaagcgctcaataaatatgattgaatgaatgaatgaatgaaaaaggacattcccttctccaacacatggctccgagccttctttcttcccgaatctccctctcccttcacatttgGCCAGATTGAAGTTTCTTTTCCCCATGCCGATTCAAGCCAGATACCGCCTCTAAATTtgcacattcacaactgctcattgcacttccctacatatagattcacattactaagcactttttaagctgtgcatccacctttccattcttatttccccctagctgtaaattcttttggatcagtcAAGCCCAGCAGACCGGTATGTCCAGTAGGGAAGGGAATtaatctcttacctccactgtgttcacccaacattcctgcatggaggagttgatgatagtgctcttggtctagaaccaatcacactctctcattccctccctgtcacttctcatcagaaacattttctgacatcaaGGACCCAATCCTGTCCGAAgagaccacagcataatgctgacgctgtgctgcagggccccagcttGGCAtgctagctggatggaggtggatgaggaaatggagatgagtgatggttcgggtcactgcactgtcaaatacgtaccctcctgaaagcccacttgCCCCGCTGGGGTTTAGCCCGGCCCCAAAGTCCGACACTGGCACCATCTAtgagcatttcccctgaatggcCCTTTCTCTTGCAACCCCATcatggtctctccctcctcctccaacacccCCCGGTCAGACTCACTGAGGCAGGTtagggctggagggctctgacctctgctgggtagagatggacctctctccactccagtccctgggtgcagctggctatgaaggaagggacaacCGGGCAATCTCAGCTCCTCTCCTATCCCCTGTGGGCAAggagatgttcttcagagagtccCCCCTCCCCAAAGATAAAACAGCCACTGCTctgtggggaacccctggagggtcAACTCATGTGGGACCTCGTGATCTGGCTGATGCCAAAGTCCTCTgccttcgctcccacggcttcaactaccatctctacgctgatgacacccagatctacatctctgcccctgctctctccccctccctccaggctcgcatctcctcctgccttcaggacatctccatctggatgtccgcccgccacctaaagctcaacatgtcgaagactgagctccttgtcttccctcccaaaccttgtcctctccctgactttcccatctctgttgacggcactaccatctttcccgtctcacaagcccgcaaccttggtgtcatcctcgactccgctctctcattcacccctcacatccaagccgtcaccaaaacctgccggtctcagctccgcaacattgccaagatccgccctttcctctccatccaaactgctaccctgctcattcaagctctcatcctatcccgtctggactactgcaccagccttctctctgatctcccatcctcgtgtctctctccacttcaatccatacttcatgctgctgcccggattatctttgtccagaaacgctctggacatattactcccctcctcaaaaatctccagtggctaccaatcaatctgcgcatcaggcagaaactcctcaccctgggcttcaaggctctccatcacctcgccccctcctacctcacctcccttctctccttctactgcccagcccgcaacctccgctcctccaccgctaatctcctcactgtacctcgttctcgcctctcccgccgtcgacccccggcccacgtcatcccccgggcctggaatgccctccctctgcccatccgccaagctagctctcttcctcccttcaaggccctgctgagagctcacctcctccaggaggccttcccagactgagccccttccttcctctccccctcgtccccctctccatccccccatcttacctccttcccttccccacagcacctgtatatacgtatatatggttgtacatatttattactctatttatttatttatttatcttactgtgaggtccctgaggtcctgtagagatgaaggcccagtccctaaagctgcagccATGGTGCTGCACTCAAGAGTtttcatggaaacaacagcatctgcatcccaatatCCCAACTGTTTCTAATGTTCTGACAATCTACAACAACTGTGGGTGTTTTCAGCTTCACCTCATATACAACCTTAatcaatcagcttctcattcaatcagtcaattgaacaattttattttctgacaccttctgattgcaaagctAGACAGAAGAAGACATTCCTCTAAATTCATCCTATGATTCTCTCCCAGGgtgagtggggtggggaaggagactgaggttttgagaaggggatgatgggaaggagaaattcctggcttgaggaagaataggatggaaatggctcctcctgttgtgatgatttactaagcTGCACTCTGGAAACCAAagttccaaaccactaccttgctggttcaatctctcatcctatcccgactggattactgcagcagcctcctctctgatctcccatgctcctgtctcttccccggttaagtccacacttcactctgctgcctggattatctttgtacagaaacgttcttggcaggttactccccacctcaaaaatctccagtggttgcctgtcaacctacgaatcacgcAAACATTCCTcctcttggtttcaaggctctccatcacctcgccccctcctatctcacctcccttctctccttctccaggccagcctgcaccctccactcctctgccgctaacttcctcactgtgcctcgttctcgcctgtcccgccgtcgactcccggcccacgtcctccccctggcctggaatgccctccctccacacacccgccaagctagctctcttcctcccttcaaagccctactgagagctcacctcctccaggaggacttcccagactgagccccctttttcctctcctcctctccatccccccggccctacctccttcccctctccacagtacctgtatatatgtttgtacagatttatcattctatttactttacttctacatatttactacactatcttgttaatgatgtgcatatatagctattattctatttattctgatagttttaacacctgtctacatgttttgttttgttgtctgtctcccccttctagacttcgagcccattgttgggtagggaccatctctatatgttgccgacttgtactccccaagtgcttagtccagtgctctgcacacagtaagcgctcaataaatatgattgaatgaatgaatagaattccatcagtgaatgtctctgtctcttttcaaacaccattattattatttttttattattcggtgttaacaatttctgtgtcaaagtctgtgccacgtgatgataGATAATTCAATCGAtcgatagcatttgttgagtgtttactgtgtgcattacattgtactaagcgctttgaaaagtacaatacaatggacttggtagatacaatccatgcccacaatgagcttacagtccaaagatgaaattacaatccaaacGGACATGTTTCCCGTACCCTAGGGACTCAGAGTGTAAGGGGAAGTAAGAGCCCAGGAACGGTCAAACACTaacgccaggtcacacagcaggccagtggccgagctgggactagaacccaggtcatgtgACACCAATTCACGTGCCGTtgagccatgaggcctcctagggaatgcattgcCACTTATGACCTAGTCTTATGAGCCAACCTCATAGACCTTgccaaatcctgaatatcccaaCTTGTTCTTTGGGACTCTGGGTCACTGGTATATCTGGATAcgtctaagggcaattcctcttttaaaaggtggtaggggattattggtacatggacacagacattttttcccaaaatggatgctgggggaatgtcccctttaggatcctgcccagggcagccttcagctccctgttcctcaggctgtagataagggggttcacagtaggaggcaccacggtgtagaacatggaaaccagcagatccagagctgagggtgagtctgcaggtggtttgagatagacaAATGTTCCGGTAAGGAGAAAAATGacgatgacagtgagatggggcaggcaggtggagaaggctttggttcggccctcggaggacggcatcttcagcacggctgagaagatgaagacgtaggagagggtgatgtaAGTGAAGCAGATGGCATCTAAGACTACcccagcagccacactcacatcaatggcaatgtggacttcagagcaggagatcttcagcagaggggggacgtcacagaagaactgttgaacagcattggacccacaaaacgtcagggagaaggtagaagctgtaaacaagattccaaacagacccccactgagccatgatgctgctagTATGCAaacacaggctgttttg
Coding sequences within:
- the LOC119922675 gene encoding olfactory receptor 14K1-like, with the translated sequence HMYFFLKNLSFIDLCYISTVVPKSIINSLSSDSSISFLGCASQLFLVVLFAASEICVLTAMSYDRYAAICSPLRYVLIMNKTACMHMAAASWLSGGLLGVLFSASTFSLTFCGSNAVQQFFCDVPPLLKISCSEVHIVIDVSVAAALVLDAVCFTYVTLSYVLIFSAVLRMPSSEGRTKAFSTCLPHLTVIIIFLFTGAFAYLKPPSDSPSALDPLVSVFYTVMPPTMNPLIYSL
- the LOC119922682 gene encoding olfactory receptor 14A2-like; the protein is TPMYFFLKNLSFIDLCYISTTVPKSIVNSLTSDNSISFLGCVSQLFLLVLFAATEFFLLTAMSYDRYASTCSPLRYELIVNKTACVCILAASWLSGGLFGILFTASTFSLTFCGSNAVQQFFCDVPPLLKISCSEVHIAIDVSVAAGVVLDAICFTYITLSYVFIFSAVLKMPSSEGRTKAFSTCLPHLTVIVIFLLTGTFVYLKPPADSPSALDLLVSMFYTVVPPTVNPLGVTINSPK